A genomic segment from Thermus neutrinimicus encodes:
- the fabZ gene encoding 3-hydroxyacyl-ACP dehydratase FabZ, with amino-acid sequence MEIGEILSLLPHRYPFLLIDRVLHADEKTFRALKNVTFNEPHFQGHFPGYPIMPGVLILEAMAQAAVGAIARQPGFKPGGLVFLVGVEEARFKKPVVPGDTLILEGELLLFRRGLGKVAVRALVEGEERASARLSFVVREGAE; translated from the coding sequence GTGGAGATCGGGGAGATCCTTTCCCTCCTTCCCCACCGCTACCCCTTTTTGCTCATCGACCGGGTGCTCCACGCCGACGAGAAAACCTTCCGGGCCCTGAAGAACGTCACCTTTAACGAACCCCACTTCCAGGGGCATTTTCCCGGCTACCCCATCATGCCGGGGGTGCTGATCCTCGAGGCCATGGCCCAGGCCGCGGTGGGCGCCATCGCCCGGCAGCCGGGTTTCAAGCCCGGGGGCTTGGTCTTTCTCGTGGGGGTGGAGGAGGCCCGCTTCAAAAAGCCCGTGGTGCCAGGGGATACCCTGATCCTGGAGGGGGAGCTTCTCCTCTTCCGCCGGGGCCTGGGCAAGGTGGCGGTTAGGGCCTTGGTGGAGGGGGAAGAAAGGGCCAGCGCCCGTTTAAGCTTCGTGGTCCGGGAGGGTGCGGAGTAG
- a CDS encoding rod shape-determining protein gives MLRGEDIGIDLGTASVLIYVRGKGIVLREPSVIAVVQGKREVKAVGAEAYRMLGRTPGNIVAVRPLKDGVIADYALTERMLLLFLQKVLSPMSRFFRPRVMVGVPSGVTDVERRAVVQAVSAMAHKVYLIEEPLAAAIGAGINVAEPTGSMVVDIGGGSTDIAVISLGGIVRSESLRIAGNEMDQAIIRYVRQKYNLLIGERTAEELKIQLGRAKVLPGEEKEVAEVRGRDLITGLPRTAEIPAEDVAEALREPLDKIFQGVKTVLETTPPELASDIYERGILLTGGGALLKNLDVALQEATGVPVVVAENPIEAVALGTGKALEMLHVLEDTILSSDDVLKR, from the coding sequence ATGCTGAGGGGCGAGGACATCGGGATTGACCTGGGAACGGCCAGTGTTCTCATTTACGTGCGGGGCAAGGGGATCGTCTTGCGCGAGCCCTCCGTGATCGCGGTGGTGCAGGGGAAGCGGGAGGTGAAGGCGGTGGGGGCCGAGGCCTACCGCATGCTGGGGCGCACCCCGGGGAACATCGTGGCGGTGCGGCCCCTAAAGGATGGGGTTATCGCCGACTACGCCTTAACGGAGCGCATGCTCCTCCTCTTCCTGCAAAAGGTGCTCTCCCCCATGAGCCGCTTCTTCCGACCCCGGGTCATGGTGGGGGTGCCCTCCGGGGTCACGGACGTGGAGCGGCGGGCGGTGGTGCAGGCGGTCTCCGCCATGGCCCACAAGGTCTACCTCATTGAGGAACCCCTGGCGGCGGCCATCGGGGCGGGGATCAACGTGGCCGAGCCCACGGGCAGCATGGTGGTGGACATCGGGGGAGGCTCCACGGACATCGCCGTCATCTCCCTGGGGGGGATCGTGCGCTCGGAAAGCCTGAGGATTGCCGGAAACGAGATGGACCAGGCCATCATCCGCTACGTGCGGCAAAAGTACAACCTCCTCATCGGGGAGCGCACCGCCGAGGAGCTCAAGATCCAGCTGGGCCGGGCCAAGGTCCTTCCCGGGGAGGAGAAGGAAGTGGCCGAGGTGCGGGGCCGGGACCTCATCACCGGCCTTCCCCGCACCGCGGAGATCCCTGCCGAGGACGTGGCCGAGGCCCTGAGGGAGCCTTTGGACAAGATCTTCCAGGGGGTTAAGACCGTCTTGGAGACCACGCCCCCGGAGCTGGCCTCGGACATTTACGAGAGGGGGATTCTTCTCACCGGGGGCGGGGCCCTCCTCAAGAACCTGGACGTGGCCCTGCAGGAGGCCACGGGGGTGCCCGTGGTGGTGGCGGAAAACCCCATTGAGGCGGTGGCCTTGGGCACGGGTAAGGCCTTGGAGATGCTTCACGTGCTGGAGGACACCATCCTTTCTTCGGACGATGTCCTGAAGAGGTGA
- the rny gene encoding ribonuclease Y, producing the protein MNLLDLGLLLLVLLLLGALFLRRKGEDRTGEEAKRLLEAARGEAREALEAARKEAKEILEAARAEARTLRQEAEERAKALRQELEAELKRRSEALEAEAKRRLQEAEERLRGEREELKAERERLRALQEELKAERERLKGEREELRREAERLSKRGEALDARALKLDALEEVLSKREEALKAQEALLQEREREVERRLYEVAGLSPEEARRLILERLDRELEEEKAQRVRAALERVRLEARKEAQKILAQAMQRQASETAAQLAVSVVPIPSDAMKGRIIGREGRNIRTFEALTGVDLIIDDTPEAVLLSSFNPIRREIARMALEELLKDGRIHPSRIEEVVEKAKQEMKTFIYERGEEAALEAGVVGLKPGLIQLLGRLHFRSSYGQNVLKHSVQVAHLAGIMAAELGLDAALARRAGLLHDIGKSVDREMEGSHVEIGIALARRFGEPLEVIDGIAHHHDPENAETVYAVLVAAADALSAARPGARRESLEEYLQRLEALERIALSFPGVETAFAVQAGREVRVIVKPDKITDAKATLLAREIAGRIEREMNYPGQVQVTVVRETRAVEYAK; encoded by the coding sequence CTGAACCTTTTGGACCTGGGGCTTCTCCTCCTGGTCCTGCTCCTCTTGGGGGCCCTGTTTCTTAGGCGCAAGGGGGAGGACCGCACGGGGGAGGAGGCTAAAAGGCTCCTCGAGGCCGCCAGGGGGGAGGCCAGGGAGGCCCTCGAGGCGGCCCGGAAAGAGGCCAAGGAGATCCTGGAGGCCGCCCGGGCCGAGGCCAGGACCCTGCGCCAGGAGGCCGAGGAGCGGGCTAAGGCCTTGCGGCAGGAACTGGAGGCGGAGCTTAAGCGCCGCTCGGAGGCCCTGGAGGCCGAGGCCAAAAGGCGCTTGCAGGAGGCGGAGGAGCGCCTAAGGGGCGAGCGGGAGGAGCTTAAGGCCGAGCGGGAGAGGCTTAGGGCCTTGCAGGAGGAGCTTAAGGCGGAAAGGGAGCGGCTCAAGGGGGAGCGGGAGGAACTCCGGCGGGAGGCGGAAAGGCTCTCCAAGAGGGGCGAGGCCTTGGACGCCCGGGCCCTCAAGCTGGATGCCCTGGAGGAGGTCCTTTCCAAGCGGGAGGAGGCCCTTAAAGCCCAGGAGGCCCTTCTGCAGGAGAGGGAGCGCGAGGTGGAACGGAGGCTTTACGAGGTGGCGGGCCTCTCCCCGGAGGAGGCCCGGCGCCTCATCCTGGAGAGGCTGGACCGGGAGCTGGAGGAGGAGAAGGCCCAGAGGGTGCGGGCGGCCTTGGAAAGGGTGCGCCTCGAGGCCCGCAAGGAGGCCCAGAAGATCCTGGCCCAGGCCATGCAGCGCCAGGCCTCGGAAACCGCCGCCCAGCTGGCGGTCTCCGTGGTGCCCATCCCCTCCGATGCCATGAAGGGCCGGATCATCGGGCGGGAGGGGCGGAACATCCGCACCTTTGAGGCCTTGACGGGGGTGGACCTCATCATCGACGACACCCCGGAGGCCGTCTTGCTCTCCTCCTTCAACCCCATCCGCCGGGAGATCGCCCGCATGGCCCTGGAGGAGCTCCTTAAGGATGGGCGCATCCACCCAAGCCGGATCGAGGAGGTGGTGGAGAAGGCCAAGCAGGAGATGAAGACCTTCATCTACGAGCGGGGCGAGGAGGCGGCCCTGGAAGCGGGGGTGGTGGGGCTAAAGCCCGGCCTCATCCAGCTTCTTGGCCGGCTCCACTTCCGCTCCAGCTACGGCCAGAACGTCCTCAAGCACTCGGTGCAGGTGGCCCACCTCGCTGGGATCATGGCCGCGGAGCTGGGCCTGGATGCCGCCTTGGCCCGGCGGGCGGGGCTCCTTCACGACATCGGCAAGAGCGTGGACCGGGAGATGGAGGGAAGCCACGTGGAGATCGGCATCGCCCTGGCCCGCCGCTTCGGGGAGCCTCTGGAGGTCATCGACGGCATCGCCCACCACCACGACCCCGAGAATGCGGAGACCGTGTATGCGGTTTTGGTGGCCGCCGCCGACGCCCTTTCCGCCGCCCGGCCCGGGGCCAGACGGGAGAGCCTGGAGGAATATTTGCAGCGCCTCGAGGCCCTGGAGCGCATCGCCCTTTCCTTCCCTGGGGTAGAAACCGCCTTTGCCGTGCAGGCGGGGCGGGAGGTGAGGGTCATCGTCAAGCCCGACAAGATCACCGACGCCAAGGCCACCCTCCTGGCCCGGGAGATCGCAGGCCGCATCGAGCGGGAGATGAACTATCCGGGCCAGGTGCAGGTGACCGTGGTGCGGGAGACCCGGGCGGTGGAGTACGCTAAATAG
- the recA gene encoding recombinase RecA yields the protein MDENKRKALENALKTIEKEFGKGAVMRLGEMPKLQVDVIPTGSLGLDLALGIGGIPRGRVIEIYGPESGGKTTLALTIIAQAQKQGGVAAFVDAEHALDPLYAQKLGVKVEDLLVSQPDTGEQALEIVELLARSGAVDVIVVDSVAALVPKAEIEGEMGDQHVGLQARLMSQALRKLTAVLSKSNTAAIFINQVREKVGVMYGNPETTPGGRALKFYSSVRLDVRKSGQPIKVGNEAVGIRVKVKVVKNKLAPPFREAELEIYFGRGLDPVMDLVNVAVAANVIEKAGSWFSYGEVRLGQGKEKAADYLRERPELLEEIRAKVLERAHEVVLAGSEEGEE from the coding sequence ATGGACGAGAACAAGAGGAAAGCGCTGGAAAACGCCCTCAAGACCATTGAGAAGGAGTTCGGCAAGGGTGCGGTCATGCGCCTGGGGGAGATGCCCAAGCTCCAGGTGGATGTGATCCCCACGGGCTCCTTGGGCCTGGACCTGGCCCTGGGGATCGGGGGCATTCCCCGGGGAAGGGTTATCGAGATCTACGGCCCTGAGTCCGGGGGGAAGACCACCTTGGCCCTCACCATCATCGCCCAGGCCCAGAAGCAGGGGGGTGTGGCGGCCTTTGTGGATGCGGAGCACGCCCTGGACCCCCTTTACGCCCAGAAACTGGGGGTCAAGGTGGAGGACCTCCTGGTTTCCCAGCCCGACACCGGGGAGCAGGCCCTGGAGATCGTGGAGCTTCTGGCCCGCTCGGGGGCGGTGGATGTCATCGTGGTGGACTCGGTGGCCGCCCTGGTGCCCAAGGCGGAGATCGAGGGGGAGATGGGGGACCAGCACGTGGGCCTGCAGGCCAGGCTCATGAGCCAGGCCCTGCGCAAGCTCACCGCGGTTCTGTCCAAGAGCAACACCGCCGCCATCTTCATCAACCAGGTGCGGGAGAAGGTGGGGGTGATGTACGGCAACCCCGAGACCACGCCTGGGGGCCGGGCGCTTAAGTTCTACTCCAGCGTGCGCCTGGACGTGCGCAAAAGTGGCCAGCCCATCAAGGTGGGGAACGAGGCGGTGGGGATCCGGGTCAAGGTGAAGGTGGTGAAGAACAAGCTGGCCCCACCCTTCCGCGAGGCGGAGCTGGAGATCTACTTCGGCAGGGGCCTTGACCCGGTCATGGACCTGGTGAACGTGGCCGTGGCGGCCAACGTCATCGAGAAGGCGGGAAGCTGGTTCTCCTACGGGGAGGTCCGCCTGGGCCAGGGGAAGGAGAAGGCGGCGGACTACCTCCGGGAGCGGCCCGAGCTTCTGGAGGAGATCCGGGCCAAGGTGCTGGAGAGGGCCCACGAGGTGGTGCTCGCGGGGAGCGAGGAAGGGGAGGAGTAG
- the thpR gene encoding RNA 2',3'-cyclic phosphodiesterase: MRLFYAIFLPEEVKRALVEAQERVARYKGWKEVVPHQLHLTLLFLGERPEGDLPDLLALGHRLGRLHPPFTARIRGTGYFPNEGTPRVWFAKVEGEGFVPLAEGLREGVRELLGEEALWAGGDKPFKPHITLARRKAPAPRVPPVVFGVEWPVTEFALVRSELKPKGPVYTILEKFPLRGDHGREQEESAGKRPQDH; encoded by the coding sequence ATGAGGCTCTTCTACGCGATCTTTCTTCCGGAAGAGGTGAAGCGGGCCTTGGTGGAGGCACAAGAGCGGGTGGCCCGCTACAAGGGGTGGAAGGAGGTGGTGCCCCACCAGCTCCACCTTACCCTTCTTTTCCTGGGGGAAAGGCCAGAGGGGGACCTGCCGGATCTTTTGGCCCTGGGCCACCGGCTGGGTCGGCTCCATCCTCCCTTCACCGCCCGCATCCGGGGCACGGGTTACTTTCCCAACGAGGGCACCCCGAGGGTCTGGTTCGCCAAGGTGGAAGGGGAGGGGTTTGTGCCCTTGGCGGAAGGCCTTCGGGAAGGGGTGCGGGAACTCCTGGGAGAGGAGGCGCTTTGGGCAGGGGGGGATAAGCCCTTTAAGCCCCACATCACCCTAGCCCGGCGCAAGGCCCCTGCTCCCCGGGTGCCCCCGGTGGTCTTCGGCGTGGAGTGGCCGGTGACGGAGTTCGCCCTGGTGCGCTCGGAGCTTAAGCCCAAGGGGCCCGTCTATACCATTTTGGAAAAGTTTCCTTTGCGAGGTGACCATGGACGAGAACAAGAGGAAAGCGCTGGAAAACGCCCTCAAGACCATTGA
- a CDS encoding CinA family nicotinamide mononucleotide deamidase-related protein: MERAEIIGVGTELIYGETLDTNTAEIARSLEGYALKVERTLRVVDEPLPLAREVGQAWERARLLVLSGGLGPTPDDVTREAVAEALGEPLELDEGMLSEIEALFRARGRAMPEANRKQALKIPSATWLKNPRGTAPGWWVRKEGKDLILLPGPPPEWRPMWEEVLPKLNLPRRPYAKRVLKTWGIGESEIVERLGELFKREAEVEVGTYPKLQGVEVVVRGREDLVADLTERIRKRLLKEIWGEGELTLAEAVKRRLELEGATLATMESLTGGLLGAEITRVPGASRFYLGGVVSYSVGAKARFGVPEELLAKTVSAETAKAMAEAARALFGSTYALSTTGVAGPDPLEGEPVGTVFVALAGPKGAEVRRYRFPGDREVVRLRSVYAALALLLT; the protein is encoded by the coding sequence ATGGAGCGGGCGGAGATCATCGGGGTAGGCACGGAGCTCATCTACGGGGAGACCCTGGACACCAACACGGCGGAGATCGCCAGGAGCCTCGAGGGCTACGCCCTCAAGGTGGAAAGGACCCTTAGGGTGGTGGACGAACCCCTCCCCCTGGCCCGGGAGGTGGGCCAGGCCTGGGAAAGGGCGAGGCTTTTGGTGCTCTCCGGGGGCCTGGGCCCCACCCCCGACGATGTGACCCGGGAGGCGGTGGCCGAGGCCTTGGGGGAGCCCTTGGAGCTGGACGAGGGGATGCTTTCAGAGATCGAGGCCCTCTTCCGGGCCCGGGGCCGGGCCATGCCCGAGGCCAACCGCAAGCAGGCCTTGAAGATCCCCTCGGCCACCTGGCTTAAAAACCCCAGGGGCACCGCCCCCGGCTGGTGGGTGCGGAAGGAGGGGAAGGACCTGATCCTCCTGCCTGGGCCCCCGCCCGAGTGGAGGCCCATGTGGGAGGAGGTGTTGCCCAAGCTTAACCTCCCCCGCCGTCCCTACGCCAAGCGGGTCCTGAAGACCTGGGGCATCGGGGAGTCAGAGATCGTGGAAAGGCTTGGGGAGCTTTTCAAGCGGGAGGCGGAGGTGGAGGTGGGCACCTACCCCAAGCTCCAGGGGGTGGAGGTGGTGGTGAGGGGCCGGGAGGATCTGGTGGCCGACCTTACGGAAAGGATCAGGAAGCGGCTTTTGAAGGAGATCTGGGGCGAGGGGGAGCTCACCCTGGCCGAGGCGGTGAAGCGTCGCCTGGAGCTGGAGGGGGCCACCCTTGCCACCATGGAAAGCCTTACCGGGGGGCTTCTGGGGGCGGAGATCACCCGGGTGCCGGGGGCGAGCCGCTTCTACCTGGGGGGCGTGGTATCCTATTCCGTAGGGGCCAAGGCCCGCTTCGGTGTGCCTGAGGAACTCCTCGCCAAGACGGTCTCCGCCGAGACGGCCAAGGCCATGGCGGAGGCTGCCCGGGCGCTTTTCGGTTCCACCTATGCCCTTTCCACCACGGGGGTGGCGGGACCGGACCCTTTGGAGGGCGAACCCGTGGGCACGGTCTTTGTGGCCCTGGCGGGGCCTAAGGGGGCGGAGGTGCGCCGCTACCGCTTCCCCGGGGACCGCGAGGTGGTGCGGCTCCGAAGCGTCTATGCCGCCTTGGCCTTGCTCCTAACATGA
- a CDS encoding glycine cleavage system protein T yields the protein MEEALEKALAGEGYFAFPGLLLVRGPDALSFLQGQCTRDLRRLSGPMGALFLNHRGQIEEAATVFPHPEGFLLAPWGSLEGLRARLKRYLVFDRVELLELPLYRRLHAHGREEVAESGEGAHPAGVYPLYALLKGLPLLSDIRGELPQSVGLLPLVDPGKGCYLGQEIMARLEGKEVHHRLVGLRGLSPSQEAPFALLLEGRKVGEAKRVMETPFGVLGLAVVRKEVPLGEAVEGGGGRFLVEPLPFEEAAWSGRRSSG from the coding sequence ATGGAGGAGGCCTTGGAAAAGGCTTTGGCGGGCGAGGGGTACTTTGCCTTTCCTGGCCTTTTGCTGGTGCGGGGGCCCGACGCCCTTTCCTTTCTCCAGGGCCAGTGCACCCGGGACCTGAGGCGGCTTTCCGGGCCCATGGGGGCCCTCTTCCTCAACCACCGGGGGCAGATAGAGGAGGCGGCCACGGTGTTTCCTCACCCCGAGGGCTTTCTTCTGGCTCCCTGGGGTAGCTTGGAGGGGCTAAGGGCAAGGCTTAAGCGTTACCTCGTCTTTGACCGGGTGGAGCTTCTGGAGCTTCCCCTTTACCGGCGCCTCCATGCCCATGGGCGGGAGGAGGTGGCGGAAAGCGGGGAGGGAGCCCATCCCGCTGGGGTTTACCCCCTTTATGCCCTGCTTAAAGGCCTCCCGCTCCTTTCCGACATCCGCGGGGAGCTTCCCCAGAGCGTGGGGCTTCTCCCCCTGGTGGACCCCGGCAAGGGGTGTTATCTGGGCCAGGAGATCATGGCCCGCCTCGAGGGTAAGGAGGTGCACCATCGCCTGGTGGGCCTAAGGGGGCTTTCCCCCTCCCAAGAAGCCCCCTTTGCCCTCCTGCTGGAGGGGCGCAAGGTGGGGGAGGCCAAGCGGGTGATGGAGACGCCCTTTGGGGTTTTGGGCCTTGCGGTGGTGCGCAAGGAGGTGCCCCTGGGGGAGGCGGTGGAGGGGGGCGGGGGGCGCTTCCTTGTGGAGCCTTTGCCCTTTGAGGAGGCGGCATGGAGCGGGCGGAGATCATCGGGGTAG
- a CDS encoding MFS transporter: MANVRLFWGSFLALFLVGVIVALPGAALPLWRGRYGVGEEVSWFFTALLLGLLLGVRLAQGEKRHPLFPAAMGLVGLALLGVALAPSFPSVVALAFLLGLGEGVMNVHGNSLVGELYPRKRVELLNRVNVAFGLGAVFTPFALTLLPYGAVLFLAGLLAWMGALLLWGAPRVTQVPQEGGRGLWPFLLTVAVYTGLEGALAAWNRVYLEHLGHPTALGGVLLSLYWLFLALGRLFLARRVAGSPLVALKGLLLGVLILLILNLLPPTALLFPLVGFLLGPLFSTLFALVQARFGHRALGGLLYAGATGSTLIPALFALLPTEGIPYGLLLLASTLFLLISGLERRTAHA, translated from the coding sequence ATGGCGAACGTGCGCCTCTTCTGGGGCTCCTTCCTGGCGCTTTTCCTGGTGGGCGTGATCGTGGCCCTGCCCGGGGCAGCCCTGCCCCTCTGGCGGGGGCGTTACGGGGTGGGAGAAGAGGTTTCCTGGTTCTTCACCGCCCTCCTCCTGGGCCTTCTCCTGGGGGTGCGCCTGGCCCAGGGGGAGAAACGCCACCCCCTCTTCCCCGCCGCCATGGGGCTTGTGGGCCTGGCCCTCTTGGGGGTGGCCCTGGCCCCCTCCTTCCCCTCGGTGGTGGCCCTGGCCTTCCTCCTGGGGCTTGGGGAAGGGGTGATGAACGTCCACGGCAACAGCCTGGTGGGAGAGCTTTACCCCAGGAAACGCGTGGAGCTCCTGAACCGGGTGAACGTGGCCTTCGGCCTGGGAGCGGTCTTCACCCCCTTTGCCCTCACCCTTTTGCCCTATGGCGCCGTGCTGTTTCTGGCGGGCCTCCTGGCCTGGATGGGGGCCCTTCTCCTCTGGGGGGCCCCTCGGGTAACCCAGGTGCCCCAGGAGGGAGGACGGGGGCTTTGGCCCTTCCTCCTGACCGTGGCGGTCTACACGGGCCTGGAAGGAGCCTTAGCCGCCTGGAACCGGGTCTATTTGGAGCACCTGGGCCATCCCACCGCCCTGGGAGGGGTGCTCCTTTCCCTGTACTGGCTCTTTTTGGCCCTGGGCCGACTTTTCCTGGCCAGGCGGGTGGCAGGGAGTCCCCTGGTGGCCCTAAAGGGCCTACTCCTTGGGGTCCTCATCCTCCTTATCCTCAACCTCCTCCCTCCCACCGCCCTCCTCTTCCCCCTGGTGGGCTTCCTCCTGGGCCCCCTCTTCTCCACCCTGTTTGCCCTGGTGCAGGCCCGCTTCGGCCACCGGGCCCTGGGGGGCCTGCTCTATGCGGGGGCCACGGGAAGCACCCTGATCCCCGCCCTGTTCGCCCTCTTGCCCACAGAAGGTATTCCTTATGGGCTTCTCCTCCTGGCCTCAACCCTTTTCCTGCTAATCTCCGGTCTTGAGCGGAGGACGGCCCATGCTTAA
- a CDS encoding HAD family hydrolase has translation MLKALLFDLDGTLADTDPLHLLAWREALAPFGIQVDQAFYHKRISGRLNPDIVKDLLGLEGEEAQSLIRAKEARFRELAQDLRPMPGFLELLEEAQARGLTWGVVTNAPKENAWHVLGALGLNPPLLVLAEEVGRGKPDPLPYRVALKRLGLLPHEALAFEDSPSGVKSAVGAGIPTYALLTGHEGEVLVQAGAQKLIETFLDLSLP, from the coding sequence ATGCTTAAAGCCTTGCTCTTCGACCTTGATGGCACCTTGGCGGACACCGACCCCCTGCACCTTCTGGCCTGGCGGGAGGCCTTAGCACCCTTTGGCATCCAGGTGGACCAGGCCTTCTACCACAAGCGCATCTCTGGCCGGCTCAACCCGGATATCGTCAAGGACCTGTTGGGGCTGGAGGGGGAGGAAGCCCAAAGCCTCATAAGGGCCAAGGAGGCCCGCTTTCGGGAACTGGCCCAGGACCTAAGGCCCATGCCGGGTTTCCTTGAGCTTTTGGAGGAAGCCCAAGCCAGGGGCCTCACCTGGGGGGTGGTGACCAATGCCCCCAAGGAAAACGCCTGGCACGTGCTGGGGGCCCTGGGGTTAAACCCACCCCTGCTCGTCCTGGCGGAGGAGGTGGGCCGGGGGAAACCCGACCCCTTGCCCTACCGGGTGGCCCTGAAGCGCCTTGGCCTCCTTCCCCATGAGGCCCTGGCCTTTGAGGACTCCCCTTCTGGGGTGAAGAGCGCCGTGGGAGCGGGGATACCCACCTACGCCCTGCTCACGGGGCACGAGGGGGAGGTTCTTGTGCAAGCTGGGGCTCAGAAACTTATTGAAACTTTCCTAGATCTGTCTCTGCCATAG
- a CDS encoding Ig-like domain-containing protein codes for MRKSLALMVAGALALVLGACSTQTTGGDTGKSTVSVSVAFPQRQATGNGLTPQGVPWSAEEADVKVYDSQGALVDSATLTRQNPTAIFILQNGDYDFEVSVWNYGRQNEVAWGRETHTISGNTSLLLKPKAILGEAWLSYNDNGIISPGEELNLRLWVIEPGQSVGSSDGSFPLDDYTVNYQVGTCTQPDCSDFAPSTDATIEAQSKTGVRIKAGQVQQDTTLYVKATVSGLGSNHQPTTLVRYSPPIRIVVSGSGVGVGLDFNPPRISLAPPSPSYGATVPVGQPVTFSGSASDGETMVTDLKVYVNSAEIPVTITPSLPAQWVSFNFSFTPSSPGRYDIDIVAFDGAGNSYRYYTSVQAQ; via the coding sequence ATGCGGAAAAGTCTGGCACTTATGGTCGCCGGCGCCCTGGCGCTTGTCTTGGGTGCGTGTAGCACCCAAACCACGGGCGGGGACACGGGCAAGTCCACAGTTTCGGTTTCGGTGGCTTTCCCGCAGCGGCAAGCGACGGGAAATGGATTGACACCCCAAGGAGTGCCCTGGAGTGCCGAAGAAGCCGATGTGAAGGTCTATGACAGCCAAGGGGCGCTGGTAGATTCCGCCACTCTTACCAGGCAAAACCCCACAGCGATTTTTATCCTGCAGAACGGCGACTACGACTTTGAGGTTTCCGTTTGGAACTACGGGCGCCAAAACGAAGTCGCTTGGGGCCGTGAAACCCACACCATTTCGGGAAACACCAGCCTTCTCCTTAAGCCCAAGGCCATCCTGGGAGAGGCCTGGCTATCCTATAACGACAACGGCATAATCTCGCCTGGGGAAGAGCTGAACCTGCGGCTATGGGTGATAGAACCCGGCCAGTCTGTGGGGTCTTCCGATGGTTCTTTCCCCTTAGACGACTACACCGTCAACTACCAGGTTGGCACCTGCACACAACCTGACTGCTCCGACTTTGCGCCCAGCACCGACGCCACCATTGAGGCCCAAAGCAAAACTGGGGTACGCATCAAAGCAGGCCAAGTACAGCAGGACACGACCCTCTACGTCAAAGCCACGGTCTCGGGCCTCGGCAGCAACCACCAACCCACCACCCTGGTCCGCTACAGCCCACCTATCCGGATAGTGGTGTCCGGTAGCGGCGTGGGCGTTGGGTTGGATTTTAATCCACCTAGGATTTCACTTGCCCCTCCTTCTCCCTCCTATGGAGCCACTGTGCCCGTCGGGCAACCTGTCACCTTCTCTGGCTCTGCTAGCGATGGCGAAACCATGGTTACGGACCTCAAGGTGTATGTGAACTCCGCGGAAATACCGGTCACCATCACGCCAAGCCTCCCTGCACAATGGGTCAGCTTCAACTTCAGCTTCACCCCCTCCAGCCCCGGCCGCTACGACATCGACATCGTGGCCTTTGACGGCGCTGGGAACTCTTACCGCTACTACACCTCCGTGCAAGCCCAATAA
- a CDS encoding enolase C-terminal domain-like protein: protein MATIRDLRLIPFRIPLRAPLRWGKASEMVALEHALLRVELSDGSLGQAEVAIRPTIYGETLGSVQGGLAYLRPRLLGLEADDQEAIRAALEAFPCNLGLKGALDLALWEAWARSEGEELYQVLRPAKHRVRVSYILGMASEEEMLSDARMAYEAGVRVFKVKVGRDLEGDGRKIARLKEAFPDADLYADANETLSPQEAERYLLAWKEMGLLYVEEPLPIEEVEARRKLREKGILPLIADDSAMTPKDLRRELLLDTFDILNLKPARTGVTWTLEMLALAREKGKRAMVGSQAQSSFGAYQSALLAFQQGVTEPNELAFHLKAEGGFLDFPAFRQGWLYWEDLVEARFEEEAFRRYALE, encoded by the coding sequence ATGGCGACCATCCGCGACCTTAGGCTGATTCCCTTCCGCATCCCCTTAAGGGCGCCTTTGCGCTGGGGCAAGGCCTCGGAGATGGTGGCCCTGGAGCATGCCCTTTTGCGGGTGGAGTTGAGTGACGGTTCCCTGGGCCAAGCGGAGGTGGCCATCCGCCCCACCATCTATGGGGAAACCTTGGGAAGCGTGCAGGGGGGGCTTGCCTACTTGAGGCCCCGGCTCTTGGGCCTCGAGGCGGACGACCAGGAGGCCATCCGTGCAGCCTTGGAGGCCTTTCCCTGCAACCTGGGCCTCAAGGGGGCCCTAGACCTGGCCCTTTGGGAGGCCTGGGCCAGGAGCGAGGGGGAGGAGCTTTACCAGGTCCTAAGGCCGGCCAAGCACCGGGTGCGGGTCTCCTACATCCTGGGCATGGCCTCGGAGGAGGAGATGCTCTCCGATGCCCGCATGGCCTACGAGGCGGGGGTGCGGGTCTTCAAGGTGAAGGTGGGCCGGGACCTGGAGGGGGATGGGCGGAAGATCGCCCGCCTCAAGGAGGCCTTCCCCGACGCCGACCTTTACGCCGACGCCAACGAAACCCTTTCTCCCCAGGAGGCGGAGCGCTACCTTCTCGCCTGGAAGGAGATGGGCCTCCTCTACGTGGAAGAACCTTTGCCCATAGAGGAGGTGGAGGCCAGGAGGAAGCTGAGGGAGAAGGGAATCCTTCCCCTCATCGCCGATGACTCCGCCATGACCCCTAAGGACCTCCGCCGGGAGCTTCTTCTGGACACCTTTGACATCCTGAACCTGAAGCCCGCCCGCACCGGGGTCACCTGGACCCTGGAGATGCTGGCCTTGGCCCGGGAAAAGGGCAAAAGGGCCATGGTGGGAAGCCAGGCGCAAAGCTCCTTTGGGGCCTACCAGTCGGCGCTTCTGGCCTTCCAGCAGGGGGTTACCGAGCCCAACGAGCTGGCCTTCCACCTGAAGGCGGAAGGGGGGTTCCTGGACTTCCCCGCCTTCCGCCAGGGGTGGCTTTACTGGGAGGACCTGGTGGAGGCCCGGTTTGAGGAGGAGGCCTTTCGGCGGTATGCCCTAGAGTAA